The following coding sequences lie in one Chlorocebus sabaeus isolate Y175 chromosome 29, mChlSab1.0.hap1, whole genome shotgun sequence genomic window:
- the RNASE12 gene encoding probable inactive ribonuclease-like protein 12 — protein MLPVRTTRKMTAVKPKDVKSLLPLMIIMVIIFLVLLFWENEVNDEVVTSTLEHLHVDYPQNDVPVPARYCNHMIIQRVIREPDHTCKKEHVFIHERPRKINGICTSPNKVACQNLSAIFCFQSETKFKMTVCQLTEGTRYPACRYHYFTTEGFVLVTCDDLRPDTFLGYVK, from the exons ATGTTACCTGTGAGAACGACCAGAAAAATGACAG CAGTTAAACCCAAAGATGTGAAGTCACTCTTACCTCTGATGATAATAATGGTGATAATTTTCTTGGTGCTTCTGTTCTGGGAAAATGAGGTGAACGATGAAGTAGTGACGTCAACCTTAGAACACTTGCATGTGGACTACCCTCAGAATGATGTTCCCGTTCCTGCAAGGTACTGCAACCACATGATCATACAAAGAGTCATCAGGGAACCTGACCACACTTGTAAAAAGGAGCACGTCTTCATCCATGAGAGGCCTCGAAAAATCAATGGTATTTGCACTTCTCCCAACAAGGTAGCTTGCCAAAACCTTTCGGCCATTTTCTGCTTTCAGAGTGAGACAAAGTTCAAAATGACAGTCTGTCAGCTCACTGAGGGCACAAGATACCCTGCCTGCAGGTACCACTATTTCACCACAGAGGGGTTTGTTCTTGTCACTTGTGATGACTTGAGGCCAGATACTTTCCTGGGCTATGTTAAATAA
- the RNASE11 gene encoding probable ribonuclease 11, with the protein METFPLLLLSLGLLLAETPESTMKIIKDEFTEEEMQYDMAKSGQEKQTIEMLMNSILLVRNTSLSMSKDDMSSSLLTFRRLHYNDPKGNSSGNDKECCNDMTVWRKVSEANRSCKWSNNFIHDSTEVMHRVHKAPSCKFVQNPGISCRESPELENTVCQLTADKQLPRCQYHSVTSLEKILTVLTGHSLMSWLVCGSKL; encoded by the coding sequence ATGGAGACCTTTCCTCTGCTGCTGCTCAGTCTGGGGCTGCTTCTTGCAGAAACACCAGAAAGCACAATGAAGATAATTAAAGACGAATTTACAGAGGAAGAGATGCAATATGACATGGCAAAAAGTGGCCAAGAAAAACAGACCATTGAGATGTTAATGAACTCGATCCTGTTAGTTAGAAATACCAGCCTCAGCATGTCCAAGGATGATATGTCTTCCTCATTACTGACATTCAGAAGGTTACATTATAATGACCCCAAGGGAAACAGTTCAGGTAATGACAAAGAGTGTTGCAATGACATGACAGTCTGGAGAAAAGTTTCAGAAGCAAACAGATCGTGCAAGTGGAGCAATAACTTCATCCATGACTCCACAGAAGTGATGCACAGGGTCCACAAGGCCCCCAGCTGCAAGTTTGTACAGAATCCTGGCATAAGCTGCCGTGAGAGCCCAGAACTGGAAAATACAgtgtgtcagctcactgcagacaaACAATTGCCCAGGTGCCAATACCATAGTGTTACCTCATTAGAGAAGATATTGACAGTATTGACAGGTCATTCTCTGATGAGCTGGTTAGTTTGTGGCTCTAAGTTGTAA